The following proteins come from a genomic window of Daphnia carinata strain CSIRO-1 chromosome 8, CSIRO_AGI_Dcar_HiC_V3, whole genome shotgun sequence:
- the LOC130704115 gene encoding uncharacterized protein LOC130704115, with protein sequence MEALRRLKQSCGRRDVMRAAHLQAIDRLELKNDPIGFKRFAEKMRSHLFELSRIGETYAPDLIERVCLRLQLSDRLAWNDGRLGGLETRSLDIFGTWLSHRAAAYQNAYSIAAEQLHSSVPKFGSRQASSHQTSSNRKTDYPSSPFKGASSLFCFKCEGDHKLENCGDFKSLAVGERVAFCAKHRLCFGCFGTKHSARFCAQKRPCQFSECRLYHHGLLHDSSRGSSNPQAESSRTTMVQTGRQRPCRVAMGMMRLKILDRDGNAVMANVFIDEGSDSTLMRQGFAKILKVVGVRQILTVDGAGSVVNRYASKRLNFQISTDSSEILNLSFSTSPTVASATPLTDWATFKLRWAHLADLPVTKSGGRVDILIGTDYSHLLVPLESRVGRDYEPTATRSRLGWLIRGVVQNDAIIAAVRTHKITSSTHLEELTVAFRQFCDTENFGTECKLVGMSADERQALAILEAGTRKLELGYEVPITWRTGEPNLVCNRLMAQQRLRGLLKRFDRDPAFETDYRVAMKKTIDKGYASILSEEEAVSARYFLAHHGVYKGPKLRVVFDAAAPFHGKSLNDAILSGPALQPSLSAVLTQFREGAVA encoded by the coding sequence ATGGAAGCATTGCGTCGCTTAAAGCAATCTTGCGGTCGTCGAGATGTGATGAGAGCCGCGCACCTCCAGGCGATTGACCGGTTGGAATTGAAGAACGACCCAATCGGATTCAAACGTTTCGCTGAGAAGATGAGGTCGCATTTGTTCGAGCTCAGCAGGATTGGAGAGACCTATGCACCCGACCTGATCGAAAGGGTTTGTCTGCGCCTCCAACTTTCAGATAGACTAGCCTGGAACGATGGACGGCTGGGAGGATTGGAAACAAGAAGTTTGGACATCTTCGGGACCTGGTTGAGTCATAGAGCAGCGGCTTATCAGAACGCCTACAGCATCGCAGCAGAGCAGCTTCATAGCTCTGTACCCAAGTTCGGTAGTCGTCAGGCCAGCAGTCATCAAACCTCCTCCAATCGAAAAACGGATTACCCTTCTTCTCCCTTTAAAGGCGCTTCCAGTCTTTTCTGCTTTAAATGTGAAGGCGACCACAAGCTGGAGAACTGCGGAGACTTCAAATCGTTGGCAGTGGGAGAGAGAGTGGCTTTTTGTGCCAAACACCGATTGTGCTTCGGTTGCTTTGGTACCAAGCACTCCGCCAGGTTCTGCGCCCAGAAGAGACCCTGCCAGTTTTCAGAATGCCGTCTCTATCACCACGGGCTTCTCCACGACTCCTCCAGAGGATCTAGTAACCCGCAAGCAGAGTCATCCAGAACGACCATGGTGCAAACAGGAAGACAAAGGCCTTGCAGAGTGGCCATGGGTATGATGCGGCTTAAGATCCTGGACCGCGACGGGAACGCAGTGATGGCCAATGTGTTCATCGACGAAGGCAGCGACTCTACCTTGATGCGACAGGGATTCGCGAAGATTCTCAAGGTCGTTGGGGTCCGTCAAATCCTAACCGTGGACGGCGCCGGGAGTGTAGTGAATCGCTATGCATCTAAACGCTTGAATTTCCAGATCAGCACCGATTCCAGCGAGATATTGAATCTCTCTTTCTCCACTTCTCCCACCGTCGCCAGCGCTACCCCTTTGACAGATTGGGCGACTTTTAAGTTGCGCTGGGCGCACCTTGCAGATCTTCCAGTCACGAAGTCCGGCGGGAGAGTAGACATTCTAATTGGCACCGATTACTCTCATCTTTTGGTTCCTCTCGAATCTAGGGTCGGCCGAGATTATGAGCCTACCGCCACCAGGAGTCGTCTGGGTTGGCTTATTCGAGGCGTCGTTCAAAATGACGCCATCATTGCTGCTGTGCGCACGCACAAGATCACTAGCTCTACACACCTTGAAGAGTTAACAGTGGCATTTCGCCAGTTTTGTGATACCGAAAACTTCGGGACGGAATGCAAATTGGTAGGCATGTCCGCAGACGAACGACAAGCCCTTGCCATTTTGGAAGCTGGGACCCGAAAATTGGAGTTAGGATATGAGGTTCCTATCACTTGGCGGACAGGTGAACCAAACCTCGTCTGCAATCGTCTGATGGCCCAACAGCGTCTTCGGGGTCTTCTAAAGCGGTTCGACAGAGATCCGGCATTCGAAACCGACTATCGAGTCGCTATGAAGAAGACGATCGACAAGGGCTATGCCTCCATACTTTCCGAAGAGGAAGCAGTTTCAGCAAGATATTTCCTAGCTCACCACGGCGTCTACAAGGGTCCTAAGCTTCGTGTCGTGTTCGATGCAGCCGCGCCGTTCCATGGGAAGTCTTTGAACGACGCAATTCTCAGCGGTCCAGCTCTTCAGCCTTCTCTTTCAGCCGTCTTAACCCAATTCAGAGAAGGAGCCGTAGCGTGA
- the LOC130704116 gene encoding uncharacterized protein LOC130704116: protein MFSRFRLNPSDADYFCFLWQDPAASKTLVCRMNRLPFGATCSPFIAIHTTRRAIMDAEVGEEVVNDVKKKMYVDDYLGSATTVEEAVKEAATVREALAAADLHFQEWISNSVDFVREMHGKDGPSVVSPPDCQLTDSGSEKVLGVVWNFRDDTLGFRVNYMHDEEYTRISLTGKVASVFDPLGIAAPLVVKAKIRLRELGTKGLNWSDPVDENDRAWWDSWFTSLRELVLVSIPRCLFSEQSEIENSQLHVFGDASEEAYAAVVYLRNAYRSGRVQVRMVKASNKLAPKKTLSVPKLELNAALLSSRIAAAIQSSLTHPIQRRFFWTDSSTVRNRIRATASFYQVFVSNRIGEIQTLTETEEWRFVPGRQNPADAATRSSIGDEVFPRSWQDGPEFLFKPESDWPQDLPWMAATLEMKHTKQYHVRAVSDPFNWSEFQLDQTNLSSFLK, encoded by the coding sequence ATGTTTAGTCGTTTCCGACTTAATCCCTCCGATGCTGACTATTTCTGCTTTCTGTGGCAGGATCCTGCGGCTTCCAAAACTCTAGTGTGCCGGATGAATCGCTTACCCTTCGGTGCTACGTGTTCTCCATTTATCGCCATCCACACCACTCGACGGGCCATTATGGATGCAGAGGTGGGGGAAGAAGTCGTCAACGATGTCAAGAAGAAGATGTACGTCGACGATTATTTGGGATCAGCCACAACGGTCGAGGAAGCGGTAAAAGAGGCCGCAACCGTAAGGGAAGCATTGGCTGCGGCTGATCTACATTTTCAAGAATGGATCTCAAACTCCGTCGACTTCGTTCGAGAAATGCACGGAAAGGATGGGCCATCAGTAGTGTCGCCGCCTGATTGCCAGTTGACGGATAGTGGGAGTGAGAAAGTGCTCGGAGTGGTTTGGAACTTTCGGGACGATACGCTGGGTTTCCGAGTCAACTACATGCATGACGAGGAATATACTAGGATCAGTCTCACTGGTAAAGTTGCTTCCGTGTTCGATCCACTAGGGATAGCGGCACCACTTGTCGTAAAGGCCAAGATTCGGTTGCGAGAACTCGGAACTAAAGGGCTGAATTGGTCCGATCCCGTAGACGAGAATGATCGAGCTTGGTGGGATTCCTGGTTTACTAGTCTTCGAGAACTCGTTCTGGTCTCTATTCCCCGTTGTTTATTTTCGGAACAATCTGAAATCGAAAATTCCCAGCTGCACGTTTTCGGAGACGCTTCGGAAGAAGCGTACGCGGCAGTGGTGTATCTCCGCAACGCTTATCGTTCTGGAAGAGTCCAAGTGCGGATGGTGAAGGCCAGCAATAAACTCGCGCCTAAAAAGACGCTGTCGGTACCAAAGCTGGAATTGAACGCTGCCCTGCTTAGCTCCCGGATCGCCGCAGCCATTCAGAGCTCCCTAACACATCCGATCCAGCGACGATTCTTCTGGACAGACAGCAGCACCGTGCGTAACAGGATTAGAGCCACTGCCTCCTTTTACCAGGTTTTCGTTTCTAACCGGATCGGCGAAATTCAAACTCTAACCGAGACGGAAGAATGGCGCTTCGTCCCCGGACGCCAGAATCCAGCGGACGCCGCCACACGCTCTTCCATAGGTGACGAAGTGTTTCCCAGAAGCTGGCAAGACGGCCCAGAATTCCTCTTTAAACCTGAGTCGGATTGGCCTCAAGATCTGCCGTGGATGGCCGCAACGCTGGAAATGAAGCACACCAAGCAGTACCATGTTCGAGCAGTTTCGGATCCGTTTAACTGGTCGGAGTTCCAGCTAGATCAGACTAAcctctcttcctttttaaagTAA